Proteins encoded by one window of Aphis gossypii isolate Hap1 unplaced genomic scaffold, ASM2018417v2 Contig00662, whole genome shotgun sequence:
- the LOC126554957 gene encoding uncharacterized protein LOC126554957, protein MKASCMPELTKKDWIQVAEVYKKKANFPHCLKAIDGKHIQIRKPSNKGSEYFNYKNYFSIVLMAVVDANYKFLAVDIGVYGKGSDSVVFQDSNFYQRLQRDELDLPQASVIDGYNGPVFPYVFLADEAFPLSDRIMRPYGGSNLSVDQRIYNYRLSRGRRFVECAFGILANKWRLFHTPITLEPENVTHVVKAACVLHNFIRVRDGVHFEDATSYQDFHDVEFTNGTQRLGRTVRDNFATYFMSPEGELPWQMSKI, encoded by the coding sequence ATGAAGGCTTCATGCATGCcagaattaacaaaaaaagattGGATACAAGTTGCGgaagtatacaaaaaaaaagctaatttCCCCCATTGCCTCAAAGCTATTGATGGGAAACATATACAGATTAGAAAACCGAGCAACAAGGgatcagaatattttaattataaaaactatttttcgaTTGTTCTAATGGCCGTTGTCGAcgccaattataaatttttagctGTCGATATTGGTGTATACGGCAAAGGCTCAGATTCAGTAGTATTTCAAGAcagtaatttttatcaaagacTTCAACGTGATGAACTTGATCTACCACAAGCATCAGTCATTGATGGTTACAATGGTCCCGTTTTTCCATATGTGTTTTTAGCCGACGAAGCTTTTCCTTTATCTGACAGAATAATGAGACCATATGGTGGTAGTAATTTATCTGTAGACCAACGGATTTATAATTACCGGTTAAGTAGGGGTAGACGATTTGTAGAGTGTGCATTTGGTATATTAGCCAACAAATGGCGATTATTCCATACACCAATTACATTGGAACCAGAAAATGTTACACACGTGGTTAAAGCAGCATGTGTATTACACAATTTCATAAGGGTACGTGATGGTGTACATTTTGAAGATGCAACATCATATCAAGATTTCCATGATGTGGAGTTTACAAATGGTACGCAGAGACTTGGAAGAACAGTCCGCGATAATTTCGCAACATACTTTATGAGCCCTGAAGGTGAACTTCCATGGCAaatgtcaaaaatttaa